A genome region from Rhodanobacter thiooxydans includes the following:
- the ftsL gene encoding cell division protein FtsL — protein MLLIAVLVSALGVVWTRHESRVLFVNLTALQNQRDELNIEYGKLELEQATYAEPRRIDDEARQKLGMVDPRPQDIRLLR, from the coding sequence ATGCTGCTGATCGCGGTGCTGGTCAGCGCGCTCGGCGTGGTGTGGACGCGCCACGAGAGTCGCGTGCTGTTCGTCAACCTGACTGCGCTGCAGAACCAGCGCGACGAGCTGAACATCGAGTACGGCAAGCTCGAGCTGGAGCAGGCCACCTATGCCGAACCGCGGCGCATCGACGACGAGGCCCGGCAGAAGCTGGGCATGGTCGATCCGCGTCCGCAAGACATCCGGTTGCTGCGCTGA
- the rsmH gene encoding 16S rRNA (cytosine(1402)-N(4))-methyltransferase RsmH: MAEQVLRHIPVMLGEAVEGLAVHAGGRYLDGTFGRGGHARAVLSRLGSDGRLLLMDRDPAAIATAQAEFAADPRVTIRHANFSSLAEWDETTAGLDGVLLDLGVSSPQLDEAARGFSFMADAPLDMRMDPTQGESAAEFLAQASEREIADVLWHYGEERHSRRIARAIVVDRDATPFTRTGQLAALIERVVGRREPGKHPATRSFQALRIRVNGELDALKQGLDAALERLKPGGRLAVISFHSLEDRAVKLFIRDHSGRVQNSRRGPPVQAAPARLAAVGKAQFPSATEQAANPRARSAVLRVAEKLT; encoded by the coding sequence ATGGCCGAGCAAGTTTTGCGGCACATCCCGGTGATGCTGGGTGAAGCAGTGGAGGGACTCGCCGTGCATGCGGGCGGGCGCTATCTCGATGGAACCTTCGGTCGCGGCGGTCACGCCCGCGCGGTGCTGTCGCGCCTGGGCTCCGACGGCCGGCTGCTGCTGATGGACCGCGACCCCGCGGCGATCGCCACGGCGCAGGCCGAATTCGCTGCCGATCCGCGCGTGACGATCCGCCACGCGAATTTTTCCAGCCTGGCCGAGTGGGACGAGACCACCGCTGGTCTCGATGGCGTGCTGCTCGACCTGGGCGTGTCCTCGCCGCAGCTGGATGAAGCCGCACGCGGCTTCAGCTTCATGGCCGACGCGCCGCTGGACATGCGCATGGACCCCACCCAGGGCGAGAGCGCCGCCGAATTCCTGGCCCAGGCCAGCGAGCGCGAGATCGCCGACGTGCTGTGGCACTACGGCGAGGAGCGCCACAGCCGGCGCATCGCCCGCGCCATCGTGGTCGACCGCGATGCCACCCCGTTCACTCGCACCGGCCAGCTGGCCGCACTGATCGAACGCGTGGTGGGCCGGCGCGAGCCGGGCAAGCATCCGGCCACGCGCAGCTTCCAGGCGCTGCGCATCCGCGTGAACGGCGAGCTGGATGCCCTCAAGCAGGGGCTGGATGCGGCGCTGGAGCGGCTCAAGCCCGGCGGCCGGCTGGCGGTGATCAGCTTCCATTCGCTGGAAGACCGTGCGGTGAAGCTGTTCATCCGCGATCACTCCGGCCGCGTGCAGAACAGCCGCCGCGGGCCACCGGTGCAAGCCGCGCCGGCGCGGCTTGCCGCGGTCGGCAAGGCGCAGTTCCCGTCCGCGACCGAGCAGGCGGCGAACCCGCGCGCGCGCTCGGCCGTGCTGCGCGTGGCGGAGAAGTTGACGTGA
- the mraZ gene encoding division/cell wall cluster transcriptional repressor MraZ, whose translation MFQGETAITIDDKGRLTIPTVYREQVAGECANRLVITYNPFEPGCLWLFPYAAWELVRDQVNALSKVVKAHRDMQMKLVGAAAVVEPDSAARVLLPPSQRATTGIEKKAVLLGMGDKFELWSEQEHLKKIRQTIGEAEITQAMAELRL comes from the coding sequence GTGTTCCAGGGCGAAACCGCCATCACCATCGACGACAAGGGCCGCCTGACCATCCCGACCGTCTACCGGGAGCAGGTGGCGGGCGAGTGCGCCAATCGTCTGGTGATCACCTACAACCCGTTTGAGCCGGGCTGCCTGTGGCTGTTCCCGTATGCGGCGTGGGAATTGGTGCGCGACCAGGTCAACGCGCTTTCCAAGGTGGTCAAGGCGCATCGCGACATGCAGATGAAGCTGGTCGGTGCGGCCGCGGTGGTCGAACCCGACTCGGCGGCGCGGGTGCTGCTGCCGCCCAGCCAGCGCGCCACCACCGGCATCGAGAAGAAGGCGGTGCTGCTGGGCATGGGCGACAAGTTCGAGCTGTGGAGCGAGCAGGAACACCTCAAGAAGATCCGCCAGACCATCGGCGAAGCGGAGATCACGCAGGCAATGGCGGAATTGCGCCTGTAA
- the rsmI gene encoding 16S rRNA (cytidine(1402)-2'-O)-methyltransferase translates to MNRLSELGSLWVVATPIGHRDDLSARAIDTLRQVAVIAAEDTRHSRPLLVHHNIDTPLIALHEHNEREAVESIVRRMQAGEAVALISDAGTPLISDPGFRLVRAARAAGIRCIPVPGACAAIAALSVAGLPSDRFVFEGFLPPKAASRRSRLQELAGDARTLIFYESSHRVAESLADMRDVFGAGREAVLARELTKLFETVIGKPLAELAARVANDPDQQRGECVILVAGRGEEADAKLAEGQRVFAILREELPPAKAAKLAAAISGAPRKTLYES, encoded by the coding sequence ATGAACAGGCTCTCGGAATTAGGCTCCCTGTGGGTGGTCGCCACGCCGATCGGCCATCGCGACGATCTTTCCGCGCGCGCCATCGACACGCTGCGCCAGGTGGCGGTGATCGCCGCCGAGGACACCCGCCACAGCCGGCCGTTGCTGGTGCATCACAACATCGACACGCCGCTGATCGCGCTGCACGAGCACAACGAGCGCGAGGCGGTGGAGTCGATCGTGCGCCGCATGCAGGCTGGCGAGGCGGTGGCGCTGATCTCCGATGCGGGTACGCCGCTGATCAGCGATCCGGGTTTCCGGCTGGTGCGCGCCGCGCGCGCCGCCGGCATCCGTTGCATTCCGGTGCCGGGCGCCTGCGCGGCGATCGCCGCGCTGTCGGTGGCCGGCCTGCCCAGCGACCGTTTCGTGTTCGAGGGTTTCCTGCCGCCGAAGGCGGCGTCGCGGCGCAGCCGGCTGCAGGAACTGGCCGGCGACGCGCGCACGCTCATCTTCTATGAGTCGTCGCACCGCGTCGCCGAAAGCCTGGCCGACATGCGCGACGTGTTCGGCGCCGGGCGCGAGGCGGTGCTGGCGCGCGAGCTGACCAAGCTGTTCGAGACGGTGATCGGCAAGCCGCTGGCGGAGCTGGCCGCACGGGTGGCGAACGATCCCGACCAGCAGCGCGGCGAATGCGTGATCCTGGTCGCCGGCCGCGGCGAGGAAGCCGACGCGAAGCTGGCCGAGGGCCAGCGCGTGTTCGCCATCCTGCGCGAGGAGCTGCCCCCGGCCAAGGCCGCCAAACTCGCGGCCGCGATCAGCGGCGCGCCGCGCAAGACCTTGTATGAATCGTGA
- a CDS encoding penicillin-binding protein activator — protein sequence MRFMRLSRVAATALLAALVLVACVPANTPRSPTELAAAQSAEALSRQGQFDQAAQAWLALAAQSRGHADSYRLLAAEAWREEGQLDRAIPVLADIKRQRLSGDEPLRFDLLQAELALDRHDAATALRLTTQPNVTVPAPLQLRLLEWRARAMAASGDRWGAARTRVQMDGQLSGYDHSQNRQQVLDLLGQVGVDSLKQRAAAMQRGDRMLPWVNEALSRLGVAVAQPSPELQQPVGTLLPGADANVREGYKAPSQVALLLPSDGNYAAASTAIREGFFAAYLDAGRNHAPRPSVRVYDSQGTADGAVKAYQQAVSDGARLVVGPLTRGEVAAVFSQPRLPVPLLALNHPDDKQLPAGDASEFGLLPETEGAQAADHMVERGLRRVYAVVSTDDFAQRAAGAFKAELAARGGELAGMVTLPPGVTSYASLIAGLKLPAGTSAAAAPGQPAAAGTTTAPAASGAVGDTGIFISMRPEQARLLLPQLRIAQVNLPVFATSHVYEGSDDVAANRDLDGVEFCDAPWLFDAQPGLPNHDGIAARLPAARGGAARLFAFGMDAWNLVPYLEWLRAHPGSYVPGASGQLAADQFGRVRRVLIWAQFQNGLARPLGGSLQLDDAPSNAPPASAEPAPAGSAPSGTFQPAAN from the coding sequence ATGCGCTTCATGCGCCTCTCGCGCGTCGCCGCGACCGCACTGCTGGCCGCCCTGGTGCTGGTCGCCTGCGTGCCGGCCAACACGCCGCGTTCGCCGACCGAGCTCGCCGCCGCGCAGAGCGCCGAAGCGCTGTCCCGCCAGGGCCAGTTCGACCAGGCCGCGCAGGCGTGGCTGGCGCTCGCCGCGCAATCGCGCGGCCACGCCGACAGCTACCGCCTGCTGGCCGCCGAGGCGTGGCGCGAGGAAGGCCAGCTCGACCGCGCCATCCCGGTACTGGCGGACATCAAGCGCCAGCGCCTGAGCGGCGACGAACCGCTGCGCTTCGACCTGCTGCAGGCCGAGCTCGCGCTCGACCGGCATGACGCCGCCACCGCGCTGCGGCTCACCACCCAGCCGAACGTGACGGTGCCCGCGCCACTGCAGTTGCGCCTGCTGGAGTGGCGCGCCCGCGCCATGGCCGCCAGCGGCGATCGCTGGGGCGCCGCCCGTACCCGCGTGCAGATGGACGGCCAATTGAGCGGCTACGACCACTCCCAGAATCGCCAGCAGGTTCTCGACCTGCTGGGCCAGGTCGGTGTCGACTCGCTCAAGCAGCGCGCCGCCGCGATGCAGCGCGGCGACCGCATGCTGCCGTGGGTGAACGAAGCGCTGAGCCGGCTCGGCGTCGCCGTGGCGCAGCCATCGCCGGAGCTGCAGCAACCGGTCGGCACCCTGCTGCCCGGCGCCGACGCGAACGTGCGCGAGGGCTACAAGGCGCCCAGCCAGGTCGCGCTGCTGCTGCCCAGCGACGGCAATTACGCCGCGGCGAGCACGGCCATCCGCGAAGGCTTCTTCGCCGCCTACCTCGACGCCGGGCGCAATCACGCGCCGCGCCCGTCGGTGCGCGTCTACGACAGCCAGGGCACCGCCGACGGCGCGGTCAAGGCGTACCAGCAGGCGGTCAGCGACGGCGCCCGGCTGGTGGTCGGCCCGCTGACCCGCGGTGAGGTCGCCGCGGTGTTCAGCCAGCCGCGGCTGCCGGTGCCGCTGCTGGCGCTGAACCACCCCGACGACAAGCAGTTGCCTGCCGGCGACGCTAGCGAATTCGGCCTGCTGCCGGAGACCGAAGGCGCCCAGGCCGCCGACCACATGGTCGAGCGCGGCCTGCGCCGCGTCTACGCAGTGGTTTCCACCGACGACTTCGCGCAGCGCGCCGCCGGCGCGTTCAAGGCCGAGCTGGCGGCGCGCGGCGGCGAGTTGGCCGGCATGGTCACCCTGCCGCCGGGCGTCACCAGTTACGCCAGCCTCATCGCCGGGCTGAAGCTTCCCGCCGGCACCAGTGCAGCGGCGGCGCCAGGCCAGCCCGCGGCAGCCGGCACCACCACGGCGCCTGCCGCCAGTGGCGCGGTCGGCGACACCGGCATCTTCATCAGCATGCGACCGGAGCAGGCGCGCCTGCTGCTGCCGCAACTGCGCATCGCGCAGGTGAACCTGCCGGTGTTTGCCACCTCGCACGTCTACGAAGGCAGCGACGACGTCGCCGCGAACCGCGATCTCGACGGGGTGGAATTCTGCGACGCGCCGTGGCTGTTCGACGCCCAGCCGGGCCTGCCCAACCACGACGGCATCGCCGCACGCCTGCCGGCCGCGCGCGGCGGCGCAGCGCGGCTGTTCGCGTTCGGCATGGATGCATGGAACCTGGTGCCCTACCTGGAATGGCTGCGCGCCCACCCGGGCAGCTACGTGCCCGGCGCCAGCGGCCAGCTCGCCGCCGACCAGTTCGGTCGGGTACGTCGGGTGCTGATCTGGGCGCAGTTCCAGAATGGCCTGGCGCGCCCGCTGGGCGGCAGCCTGCAACTGGACGACGCGCCCTCGAACGCGCCGCCCGCCAGCGCCGAGCCTGCGCCGGCGGGCTCCGCGCCAAGCGGAACCTTCCAGCCCGCCGCGAACTGA
- a CDS encoding YraN family protein yields the protein MRAAGDDFEQRACGELERAGLKLLARNYTTRHGELDLVMRDGDAVVFVEVRYRRSASHGDAVASVTAAKQAKLILAAQHWLAAHPQHARRNCRFDVVSYDGPPEAIRREWLRGAFEAG from the coding sequence ATGCGCGCCGCCGGCGACGATTTCGAGCAGCGCGCCTGCGGCGAACTGGAACGCGCCGGCCTGAAACTGCTGGCGCGCAACTACACCACCCGCCACGGCGAGCTGGACCTGGTGATGCGCGACGGCGACGCCGTGGTCTTCGTCGAGGTGCGCTACCGGCGCAGCGCCAGCCATGGCGACGCCGTCGCCTCGGTCACCGCGGCCAAGCAGGCCAAGCTGATTCTTGCCGCGCAACACTGGCTCGCCGCGCACCCGCAGCACGCGCGGCGCAACTGCCGCTTCGACGTGGTGAGCTACGACGGCCCACCCGAGGCGATCCGCCGCGAATGGTTGCGCGGCGCGTTCGAAGCCGGCTGA